DNA sequence from the Armatimonadota bacterium genome:
GTTTAATGGATTTATTCTTTGCTTTGAATGCCAACTAAATTTCTTTCTTAGCATGAGAGGCTAAAATTTTTTAATTCCCTAGTAGGCGTATGAAGAGGAATAAGGAGGGCGTAAGATGAATAGTGATATGTCCACAGATGGGAACGAGCATAGAGGTTTCTGGTCGAGGATAAAGCGGGGAATCGGCATCTCGGAGATTGACGAAGAGGAGTTCCCTGAGGAGGTCGTCGGTGCAGATGACCCGCGGGGTAGGCCGTTAACTCTGCGACTACATTCTGCGAGGGTGAGCCACGTGTCGGTAAGACAGCCTACTTCTTTCGAGGATGCAAGGCTAGCGGCAGACGGACTAAAAGAGGGCCGGCAACAGATAATAAACCTGGAAAAGTCGGATCAAGAGATGTCTGAGCGCATCATTGACTTTCTGAACGGCGTGACTTATGCCCTCAACGGCTTTGTCGAGAAGGTTGGCGAGCGCGTGTACCTATTTGCGCCTAGTAATGTGGTTATTGATGTGCCGGACGATTTGCACAAGGCGTCTCCTGGAGTGTTTGAAACGACCTAGCGAGGAGAGCATCCATAGTGCTTGGAAATAAAAAGATAGGTTTTATCGGTGCCGGCATGATGGCAGAGGCAATTGCACGAGGTCTTTTAAGTGCTGGAGTGGGTGCCGAAGCTATCATTGCATCGGATCCTGATGAAAAGCGGCGAGAGGTATTCAGCGCCCAGCTGGGAGTGAAGGCCACTGCCGATAACAAGTCGGTCGCTAGATGGGCTGATATTCTAATCCTGGCAGTGAAGCCATTCGTCATGTCGGAGGTCCTTGGGGAGATTGGTAGCGAGATTAAAACGGACCAGCTTGTTATTTCTATCGCCGCTGGAATCACCACCGAGAGCATTCAAAACAAGCTAGGAGAAAACGTTCCTGTTATCCGCGTTATGCCGAACACCCCAGCGTTGATTGGTAAAGGTGCTAGCGCACTTGCTCCCAGTAAATCTGCCACGCCAGCCCACATGGAAATTGCGCTCCAGATATTTGGTGCGGTGGGAAAGGCGGTTCAGGTAACTGAAGACAAGATGGATGCCGTTACTGGATTGAGCGGCAGTGGCCCTGCATACGTATATATGTTCATCGAAGCATTGGCAGATGGTGGTGTACGGATGGGATTGCCAAGGCAGACTGCCGTTATGCTGGCGGCTCAGACGGTGGCTGGAGCAGCAGAAATGGTTCTCCAGACCGGAACTCATACAGCCGAGCTTCGTGATAGAGTGGCGACGCCCGGCGGCACAACAATAGCTGGTATTGCAACTCTTGAGAAAGCAGGGTTCCGGTCGGCGGCGATCGAGGCAGTGATGGCTGCTACATTGCGCTCTACAGAGTTGGGCAAACCAAACAAATAAAAGGGCTAGAATATCCTTGCTCAAAGCATTGGGCGTAGGAAGATGCCTGTTTCTTCAGGACGTCCTGTGAACGATTCTGTATTCTCCAACAATTCCCCTAGATATCCTGAGAAGCGATTTATCAGCTTGTTAGTGACTCTCGGTTTGCTGATAGTGCTTATTGGCTATCTTCAAAGGCGTGATGCACTATCGTCGAGGGGCGATTCTTTTTCTCCACTTGCTTTTCAGACAGACATGATAGTAAAGATTTCCTATGCTTACGAACGCTGGGCAGAATTTAAAAAAGACGAATCAGCGGTTGATGCCGCGGACTTTTTAAAGAGAAGGGCCATTAAGGCGTATCAAGAGGTGGTCCAAGAGACGCCCATTCCTCGCTATGTCCGCCGATACATTATTCTCAAACATGATATAAACCCTCTGGGCATCGAAAAGGCAATTCAGCTTCTTGAGGAAGCAGCTGCGCGGCCAGAATACAGCAAGTATAGGCAGAAGCAATTGCTTATTGAGGCGGATATGTGGCGCTCGATTTACCTAAAGCCGGGCGTGCCAAGGCCTGACGTTCCAATATTCGAGCATAGGATAAACAATCTTCATCTAGGTTGGTATGCACATCTTGCTTTAAGAGACCTCTACCGAAAGGCCGGGCTTGATGAGCAGGCCAAACAACAGCAAATGGCGGCGCTGAATTCTGCTGGGGTGAGTGCTGTCATTTTGTTTGGGGTTTTTCTATGCGCACTAGCTATTCTTTTTGTAGGATTAGTGGTCTTGATAGCCTATATTGACGAGAAAATTCGTTCAAGACCCCTGCGAACCTCGTCCCCCATTGAAATTCAAGCTGACCCCAGTGTAATAGCAGGATACTTGCTTGAAGTTTTCATTACATACCTAATAGTGCTTCTGGCATCACAGCTCATGGGGGGCGTCTTGCTCGGAACCGCAAATTTTGTTTCGGAGGAACTTAATCCTACTTTTGCAATTGCAGTAACAGCCGGGACTTACGTTTTCGGTGGACTTGTGGCGCTTGCGTATCTCTCCTTCCGGCTTAATCTTGCGGGTTGGTCATGGAAAAGCGTTGGGTTAAAGGTTGACAATTTTGGTCGCAATGTGCTTTTTGGAATTGGCGGGTATTGTGCGGCTCTTCCACTTGTTCTCGCGGCGGGGTTTATCTCGCAGTCGATGGAGCGGTATATTCGTTCGCCTGAGAATCCGGTCTTGCCGCTCTGCCTTCAAGCTGATACAACCATTGCCAAGATGCTCTTATTCCTATTGGTTGCAGTTGCCGCGCCGTTCTTCGAAGAGCTATTCTTTCGCGGTGTTCTTTTTACTGGATTGCGTGCCCGATGGGGTGTAAATGTAGCTATCGTCGTTTCAGCTACTGTTTTTGCAAGCATTCATCCGTTTCCGATTCACTTCCTGCCGATTTTTGTGCTAGGAGCTGCATTTTCAATCTTGATGTATGAGCGAGGCTCGCTTATTTCGTCTATGGTTGCGCATGCACTTCAAAACAGTGCAGTATTTCTGTTGTTGGTATTAGTGAACTAGCAGAAAATGAAGCTATTTGTGATAGGGATTCTTATTGCGCTATATGTTGTAATTTTATGGGTGCTTTTGTTTTTTGCATTGCGTCGGGGATATCGCGAATGGCGTGAAGGCCGCTCAACTCGCCTTCGCCGTGTTCCTGCGTGCGTAATGGATAAGCGAAGGGCATCTGAATACTCAGACGCAGTAGGTCAGCCGATATCACGATATTTCATCACTTTCAAGTTCGAAGACATGCAAAAAGAGTTCGAAGTTTCGGAGGAAATATACACATCAACTCGAATAGGTGGCGAAGGGGTGCTAATCCTCAAGTCTGAGAATTATCAGACTTTCGAGCCGAAGTCCCCTGGCGATGAAACGGACGAGGTGTATCGACGAATGGTTAAATGGTAAGGGATATGGAGAAGACTCTTCTTAAAGTTCGCGTTAATCCAAGAAGTTCACGAAACCAGATTATGGGATGGAAGGATGATGTCCTTCTTGTAAAGGTAACCGCTCCGCCAGTAGAAGGAACTGCGAATAAAGCATGTATAGAGTTACTTGCCGACCAGCTTGGCATAAAGAAGTCGCAAATTTCCCTTGCCGCAGGCGCCACTAGTCGCGAAAAGACCTTCGAGATCTTGGGGCTTTCTATTTCGGAGGTTAAGTAGCGCTTAAAGTAGTTGTCAAATTCCCAGCCAATGGGTTTTTAGAAGTTTAATTAAAAGAGGGCTAGACATGACAGAAATCATAAGGCGATATTCAAACAATCCAATTATTACCCCGGCGATGATTCCTGGCGCGAATGCAGTATTCAACAGTGCAGTACACAAGTTTGGAGACCGATATGTTGCCGTGCTTCGAGTTGAGAATAGGCAGGGTTATCAAACCATGCGTCTTGCATGGAGTGATGATGGTATTCACTTTGATATAGAGCCCGAGCCGATTCTCATGCCGACGGAGGAGCCGTTCCTTACGTATGAGGAAGCAATATACGATCCTCGAATCACAAAGATTGATGACACATACTATATTTGCTATGCTGCCGAAAACCGCTATGGCTGCCAAGTTTCCGTAAGCAAGACGAAGGATTTTCGAACATTCGAGAAAGTTGCGATTGCATCCGAGCCTACGAACCGAAACATGGTGCTTTTTCCAGAGAAAATTAATGGGCTATATGTGCGTTTGGATAGACCTTTCCAACCTGGAGGTCAAGGGCACATATGGATATCTTATTCGCCCGATTTAGTCTACTGGGGAAGGTCGCAGTGCATAATGGAAAGCCGCCGTTTTGCTTGGGACCAAGGGAAAATTGGGCCGGGTGCGCCGCCGATAAAAACTAACGAAGGCTGGTTGGTTATTTACCATGGCACGGCTCCTCGTTGCAATGGTCTAATCTACAGGGTAGGCTTGGCACTTCTTGATCTCGAAGATCCTTCAAAAGTTATCGCAAGGGGGAAGGAATACTTAATGGCACCCACGGAGCTTTATGAACGAGTGGGGGATGTGCCAAATGTTGTGTTTGTTACGTCGGCTGTTCCGGATTACGAAAAGGATGAAGTGCGTCTTTATTATGGCGCTGCTGATACGGTTTTCTGCATGGCGGTGGCAAAAATAAGAGATTTGATAGAGTTCGCTCGCACGAAATAGTTATGCTTGCCTTAGATACCGATTGGTGTTATCATTTTCATGAATTCAAATGCTCATAATTGACGGTTTGTGGAAAGGAAGGCGCTTGATGAAGCTGGCAGTGTTTCTTACTTTAGCCGCCGCGGTGGCGGCAGTAACAGTGGGCTGCGGTGGTTCTGGTACTGGGGGGTTTATAACGACGTCATCTGGCATCCAGTACTGCGACGTGCGAGTTGGCAGGGGGATGCCTCCACTCAAGGGTGAGGTGTGTGTTTTTCATTATGCAGGATGGCTCCAAAACGGGGTCAAGTTCGACAGCTCCTATGACAGAAATGAACCGTTTGAATTTACGCTTGGAGGCGGCGAGGTAATTCAGGGATGGGAAGAGCTGGCAAGCACAATGCGTGTTGGAGGCAAACGCAGGGCTTATATCCCACCAGAGCTAGCATATGGTTCTAGGGGCAATCCACCTTTGATACCTGGCAATGCAACTTTGTATTTTGAGATGGAACTGCTTGAGATACGCACGCCAGATGAAGTAACGACTGAATCTGGCCTTAAGTATGCTAATCTTTATGTGGGCGACGGAAACCTTGTGCAAAACGGTAGTAATGTTTTGATACATTATTCCCTTTGGCTTTCGGACGGCACCAAGTTGGAAAGCACTTATGATACCGATTCGCCAATTTCATTCGTCATTGGAAATGGAGAGGTTATAAAGGGATTGGAAGAAGGCCTAATCGGGATGCGCTCTGGCGGTAGGCGTAAACTAACAGTTCCTCCTAGCTTAGCTTATGGGGAGCAAGGTAATCCTCAAAAAAATATTCCACCGAACGCTACGCTAGTCTATGAAGTGGAAGTAATAGGCGTGCATTAATTATTTCCAGGTGTGATGCCCGAGTGCAAAGCACTCAATTTAAAGTGTTATTTATAAGCTTTTTGATAAAGGCATCGGGGATTGGTGATCCTTTGTTGCGCAAAATAACCTCGGCATCGTATTGCAAGATACTCGCAATATTTACGTCAATGATCCTCTTCATAGTCCTGACTGGTGTTGGGAGAGGTGATGAACCATTGGTGGAGAACCTCATTCCGAATGAAATTAATGGGTGGAAGGCTGAAACACCTGATGGGATATACGATCGTAAGACACTTTTTGACTACATAGATGGTGGAGCGGAGGTATACCTTGCGTATGGCTTCCAAAAAATGCTTGCAAGGCGCTTTGTGAAGGAGAATGAGCCGTCGATTACCCTTGACATTTTCGACATGGGCTCGCCGGAAGATGCATTTGGGGTATATAGCTTTGAACAGGATGGTAAAAGCGTCGGAATTGGGAACGATTCAGAATATGCTGCTGGCCTTCTTTGCTTCTGGAAAGGTAAGTATTTTGTTAGCATCCTGGCGGATAAGGAGTCTCCTGATGTAAGAGAAGCCGTTATGGCGCTTGGTAGAATAGTTGCGTCAAATATTCAGCTCGTGGGGTCCAAACCTGAGGTTGTTTCGCTTTTGCCACCATTGAATCTTATCAAAACTAGCGTTCGCTATTTCCATAAGAAATCTGGACTGGATTACCACTACTTCCTTGCTGATAAAAACATCCTCAATTTAGATGAAGATACTGATGTTGTTCTCGCAGAATATGCGGAAAAGAAAGGGAAATCAAAGCTCCTTGTTGTTCGGTATCCGGATGAGGATAGTTCCGTTGCAGCCTATAGAAGCTTTGTTAAGGCATACATGCCCGAAGCACAGGATACAGGGATATTAAAAACTGAGGATGGCAAATGGGTGGCGGTCAAGCGTTGCGGTCAGTATCTATTGGCTATATTCGAAGCTCCGACGCGTGAGAGGGCATCCGAACTTATAGCGGCAGTGAAAATGCGATGGGAGAGAGTCAAATGACCGAAAAAAGTGGAGTCATTACCCGACGCGATTTCATTCGGGGGGCGGCGACAGCTGCTTTTGCTGCGGCTGTTGGTTTCCCGATTGAGGCACAATCCGCGGAGAAGCGTGCGAGAGTTGTGCTAATCCGAGATGCTGGCGTGCTTGATAGTGAAGGCAAGATAAACATCTCGGTTTTTGGCCGAATGCTTGACCAGGCAGTTGCAAAACTTCTTGGCAAACCCAATGCTGCATCTGCATGGAAATCAATTGTCAAGCCAAGCGACTTCGTTGGAATCAAGACAAACGTGTGGAATCGGTTCCCAACTCCGCCTGAAGTGAACGAAATTCTTATGAAGCGCGTTATTGCCGCTGGTGTTTCGGAAGATAGGGTGTTTTGTGATGATAGGGGGTCGCGCGACAAGTTTGAGCAGGCAACTGCTCTTATTAACGTCCGTCCAGCCCGCGCCCATACGATGGCGGGTATGGGCGGATGCATCAAGAATTACATAATTTTGAGCGGCAACCCAGCGTCATATCACGCGGACGCGTGCGCAGATCTTGCCAAAGTTTGGAATCTTCCCATTGTTAAAGGCAAGACGCGTCTAAACATCCTTCTTCTGCTAAATCCTCTCTTCTATTGCAAAGGTCCTCAGGCGTACGATCCGAGATATGTTTGGCCATATAAAGGGCTTGCAGTTTCACTTGACCCCGTGGCGGTTGACAGTGTTGCTACACATATTCTGCGCGCAAAGAGGATTGCCTTCTTTGGCGAAGATAAGCCGATAACGCCTACCAAGCACATTGCCGTTGCCGATGAGCGCTATCATCTTGGAGTCGCCGACCTCAACCGCATTGAACTTATTAAGTTGGGTTGGAGGAAGGATGCGCTGATTTAGAGTCTCGTGTATTCAAAAGTTACTTTGGTTTCCATAGTCCCCAAAAATTAGTGACTTCCAATTAAAAGGCAGACTTTTCAGAAATGAAAGTCTGCCTTTTTAGGGTGTCCCAAGACTTTGCCAAAGTCCCTGCTGCAAGTTAGGGCATAAGTGTCAGTCTAAACTTTTCCCCAAAGGGTGTTCGATTGGCGGCTTTGAAGGAAAAGGTAATCTCCGTTTGGTTTTTCTGCGCAAATGGAATACTAAACGTTATGTTTCCCGATTCTAGGTGGCCAACATCTCGCTTTATAGGCACCATTTCGCCACCGCCCGCTAGCGTACAGGTGATGTAGACACCACCCTGGCGGCCCTTTGCATTGGCGGGAGCTATTAGCTTGGCTTCTCCAAGGTTTGTGAACTGAATTTTGAATTCAATTTGCTTGTTTTTTGAGATGGGAACCGTATCACCCGGCTGGAGCAAGACCCATTTACCGTTAGCATCTTTTACTTCTACTGTATCAAAAGCGGCATCAAGGTATTTTGGTGGATTATTTCCTTTGCAGGGGGTGTTTCCAACGGCTATCAGCGGGCAGTTGGTGGAGTCCGTTCCTGTGCCTTCTGTTCGAAGAGCAGGGACATGGCCATTCTCGATTGCTTGCCAAAACAGTTCTTTTACCTCGTCATACACTCCCGCAATACCATCTGGATATTTGTCACGGTCAACAGTTATCCAAAAATCGGGTTTTTTCGCTGATGGTGCGCTTATGAACTTTGGTGCATATTCACGGATGACTCTTGTTACCGGCCGGTCGCTCCCGTCGGGATTAATGATACCAAAATCGCTATTCTCGCCATATCGAAAGCCACCGGGATACCACCACGAGAAGATGCCGTCGGCACAGCTCTTTATGAGCATTTCGTAGAAAGCCTTGTAGTGTTTTGCTTGGAAGTCAAGCCGTATTGGGGACGTCTGCATTCTGCCCATTTCCCAAGTACTGCATCCCTGTTCTGCCCAAATCATCGGAAGTTGTGGGGCCCAAAGTCTTGCCCATTCGCGCTGGAACCATCCTGGCTTGGCTGCTTCCCATTCGCCAATGCGGCCGTATGCCTCGGGAGCAAGAAAATCCACGGCGCCGGCAAGATAGGGAAAGTCATACGGGATGCGGCCTTCCCAGCGGAAAGTAGGGTTCGCCGCCTCTGCCATGCGGAAACTTATAAGATGGTTTGGATCAACGCTTCTGACGAGCCGCCTTGCCGCGCTATATTTTTTGTAAAGGAGGGTATCAAGGAAACGTCTATATGCGGCTGTCATTCGATTCCATGGGCCGCTCGAGTCTATCTGGTGAGGCAAGGGATTTGTGACTTTACCATTTTTGTCGCGGGGGACGGCGAAGCCCCAATCATTCTCGGCATTTTCAATGCTTCCATAACGTTCGATAATCCACTTTTCCC
Encoded proteins:
- a CDS encoding DUF2500 domain-containing protein, whose product is MIGILIALYVVILWVLLFFALRRGYREWREGRSTRLRRVPACVMDKRRASEYSDAVGQPISRYFITFKFEDMQKEFEVSEEIYTSTRIGGEGVLILKSENYQTFEPKSPGDETDEVYRRMVKW
- a CDS encoding DUF362 domain-containing protein, translated to MTEKSGVITRRDFIRGAATAAFAAAVGFPIEAQSAEKRARVVLIRDAGVLDSEGKINISVFGRMLDQAVAKLLGKPNAASAWKSIVKPSDFVGIKTNVWNRFPTPPEVNEILMKRVIAAGVSEDRVFCDDRGSRDKFEQATALINVRPARAHTMAGMGGCIKNYIILSGNPASYHADACADLAKVWNLPIVKGKTRLNILLLLNPLFYCKGPQAYDPRYVWPYKGLAVSLDPVAVDSVATHILRAKRIAFFGEDKPITPTKHIAVADERYHLGVADLNRIELIKLGWRKDALI
- a CDS encoding DUF167 domain-containing protein, with the translated sequence MEKTLLKVRVNPRSSRNQIMGWKDDVLLVKVTAPPVEGTANKACIELLADQLGIKKSQISLAAGATSREKTFEILGLSISEVK
- a CDS encoding FKBP-type peptidyl-prolyl cis-trans isomerase yields the protein MLIIDGLWKGRRLMKLAVFLTLAAAVAAVTVGCGGSGTGGFITTSSGIQYCDVRVGRGMPPLKGEVCVFHYAGWLQNGVKFDSSYDRNEPFEFTLGGGEVIQGWEELASTMRVGGKRRAYIPPELAYGSRGNPPLIPGNATLYFEMELLEIRTPDEVTTESGLKYANLYVGDGNLVQNGSNVLIHYSLWLSDGTKLESTYDTDSPISFVIGNGEVIKGLEEGLIGMRSGGRRKLTVPPSLAYGEQGNPQKNIPPNATLVYEVEVIGVH
- the proC gene encoding pyrroline-5-carboxylate reductase codes for the protein MVLGNKKIGFIGAGMMAEAIARGLLSAGVGAEAIIASDPDEKRREVFSAQLGVKATADNKSVARWADILILAVKPFVMSEVLGEIGSEIKTDQLVISIAAGITTESIQNKLGENVPVIRVMPNTPALIGKGASALAPSKSATPAHMEIALQIFGAVGKAVQVTEDKMDAVTGLSGSGPAYVYMFIEALADGGVRMGLPRQTAVMLAAQTVAGAAEMVLQTGTHTAELRDRVATPGGTTIAGIATLEKAGFRSAAIEAVMAATLRSTELGKPNK
- a CDS encoding cell division protein SepF; its protein translation is MNSDMSTDGNEHRGFWSRIKRGIGISEIDEEEFPEEVVGADDPRGRPLTLRLHSARVSHVSVRQPTSFEDARLAADGLKEGRQQIINLEKSDQEMSERIIDFLNGVTYALNGFVEKVGERVYLFAPSNVVIDVPDDLHKASPGVFETT
- a CDS encoding CPBP family intramembrane metalloprotease, with the translated sequence MPVSSGRPVNDSVFSNNSPRYPEKRFISLLVTLGLLIVLIGYLQRRDALSSRGDSFSPLAFQTDMIVKISYAYERWAEFKKDESAVDAADFLKRRAIKAYQEVVQETPIPRYVRRYIILKHDINPLGIEKAIQLLEEAAARPEYSKYRQKQLLIEADMWRSIYLKPGVPRPDVPIFEHRINNLHLGWYAHLALRDLYRKAGLDEQAKQQQMAALNSAGVSAVILFGVFLCALAILFVGLVVLIAYIDEKIRSRPLRTSSPIEIQADPSVIAGYLLEVFITYLIVLLASQLMGGVLLGTANFVSEELNPTFAIAVTAGTYVFGGLVALAYLSFRLNLAGWSWKSVGLKVDNFGRNVLFGIGGYCAALPLVLAAGFISQSMERYIRSPENPVLPLCLQADTTIAKMLLFLLVAVAAPFFEELFFRGVLFTGLRARWGVNVAIVVSATVFASIHPFPIHFLPIFVLGAAFSILMYERGSLISSMVAHALQNSAVFLLLVLVN
- a CDS encoding glycoside hydrolase family 130 protein codes for the protein MTEIIRRYSNNPIITPAMIPGANAVFNSAVHKFGDRYVAVLRVENRQGYQTMRLAWSDDGIHFDIEPEPILMPTEEPFLTYEEAIYDPRITKIDDTYYICYAAENRYGCQVSVSKTKDFRTFEKVAIASEPTNRNMVLFPEKINGLYVRLDRPFQPGGQGHIWISYSPDLVYWGRSQCIMESRRFAWDQGKIGPGAPPIKTNEGWLVIYHGTAPRCNGLIYRVGLALLDLEDPSKVIARGKEYLMAPTELYERVGDVPNVVFVTSAVPDYEKDEVRLYYGAADTVFCMAVAKIRDLIEFARTK